In the Telopea speciosissima isolate NSW1024214 ecotype Mountain lineage chromosome 2, Tspe_v1, whole genome shotgun sequence genome, one interval contains:
- the LOC122652498 gene encoding probable aquaporin PIP2-5 isoform X1, with translation MAKEVEVAQPGALIARDYKDPPPEPLFNVDELTKWSFYRALIAEFVASVLFLYVGTLTIIGYKNQSDPTNTSDPCNGVGLLGVAWAFGGMIFVLVYCIAGISGGHLNPAVTFGMFLARKMSLIRALSYMVAQCLGCICGVGLAKGFQTAYFDRYGGGANLVAPGYTKGTALGAEIIGTFVLVYTIFAATDPKRSARDSHVPVLAPLPIGFAVFVISLATIPIDGTGINPARSFGAAVIYNNDKVWDEHWIFWVGPFVGAGIAAFYHQFILRAGAVKALGSFRSMGSFRSNPHN, from the exons ATGGCGAAGGAAGTGGAGGTAGCACAGCCAGGCGCGCTTATAGCGAGGGACTACAAAGACCCACCTCCAGAGCCGTTGTTCAACGTTGATGAACTCACTAAATGGTCTTTCTACAGAGCCCTCATCGCTGAGTTCGTCGCATCcgttcttttcctttatgtcGGAACTTTAACCATAATAGGGTATAAGAACCAGTCAGACCCGACTAATACCTCTGATCCTTGCAATGGTGTTGGTCTCCTTGGTGTTGCTTGGGCTTTTGGTGGCATGATCTTCGTCCTCGTTTATTGCATTGCCGGTATTTCTG GTGGACACCTAAACCCAGCAGTGACGTTTGGGATGTTCCTAGCAAGGAAAATGTCGTTGATCAGAGCATTGTCGTACATGGTAGCACAGTGTCTGGGTTGCATCTGCGGTGTAGGGTTGGCAAAGGGATTCCAGACGGCCTACTTCGACAGGTACGGTGGTGGCGCCAACTTAGTTGCACCAGGTTACACCAAGGGTACTGCTTTGGGGGCTGAGATCATCGGCACCTTCGTCCTTGTCTACACCATTTTCGCTGCCACCGATCCCAAGAGGAGCGCCAGAGACTCTCATGTCCCC GTGTTGGCGCCACTCCCCATTGGGTTCGCGGTGTTTGTGATTAGCTTGGCCACCATCCCAATCGATGGCACAGGCATCAATCCAGCTAGGAGTTTCGGAGCTGCTGTAATATACAACAACGATAAGGTGTGGGATGAGCATTGGATCTTCTGGGTCGGACCTTTTGTTGGGGCAGGCATCGCCGCCTTCTACCACCAATTCATTCTTAGAGCCGGTGCCGTTAAAGCTCTGGGTTCCTTCAGAAGCATGGGTTCTTTCAGAAGCAACCCACACAACTga